From the genome of Anabrus simplex isolate iqAnaSimp1 chromosome X, ASM4041472v1, whole genome shotgun sequence, one region includes:
- the LOC137503282 gene encoding zinc finger protein ZFP2-like, protein MRTHTGEKPYNCNVCDKSFIRRDRLTEHMRTHTGEKPYSCNVCGKSFTQKCSLTDHMRTHTGEKPYSCNVCGKSLTSKGSLTDHMRIHTGDKPYRCNVCGKSFIRRGSLTDHMRIHTGEKPYSCNVCGKSFIQRGNLTAHMRNHTGEKPYSCSVCNKSFRQKCILTEHMRTHTGKKPYSCNVCGKSFIRRGQLTEHMRTHTGVDPMCLLLKETAKKKTSTTAILEDTEAYWRIMAVFGLERTRLRFLEIAEMSG, encoded by the exons atgcggacccatacaggcgagaagccatacaactgCAATGTTTGTGACAAATCATTTATACGGAGAGATagacttaccgaacatatgcggacccatacaggagagaagccatacagctgtaatgtctgtggcaaatcattcacacagaaatgtagtctgaccgatcatatgcggacccatacaggcgagaagccatacagctgcaatgtctgtggcaaatcactcacaagcaaaggcagtctgaccgatcatatgcggatccatacaggcgacaagccatacaggtgcaatgtctgtggcaaatcattcatacggagag gcagtctgaccgatcatatgcggatccatacaggcgagaagccatacagctgcaatgtctgtggtaaatcattcatacagagaggtaacctaaccgcacatatgcggaaccatacaggcgaaaagccgtATAGTTGCAGCGTCTGTAACAAATCATTCAGACAGAAATGCATtttaaccgaacatatgcggacccatacaggcaagaagccatacagttgcaatgtctgtggcaaatcattcatacggagaggtcaactaaccgaacatatgcggacccatacag GGGTGGATCCCATGTGCTTGTTGCTTAAAGAAACGGCGAAGAAGAAGACTTCCACAACAGCTATATTGGAGGATACCGAAGCCTACTGGAGAATCATGGCCGTCTTTGGACTCGAGAGGACGAGGCTTCGATTCCTGGAGATCGCTGAGATGTCAGGCTAA